The Alosa sapidissima isolate fAloSap1 chromosome 8, fAloSap1.pri, whole genome shotgun sequence genome segment CAATGGTACAATACATTACAGCTTTAGCTGCCTCCCCAAATGTGGCCTGCTAAAAAATGCCATGTTAGTTTGCAAGCCtcacaattattatttattttctgttcacaAAAACGTATTTATTACATGCCAGCGTTAGTACCACTGTTGATTCAAGGGTAAAGGTGTTTCCCTGGTGAACTACCCAAAATTAATTTTGTAGGCTACTCAATAGGGTTAGGATAATCGCATGTTAGGCCTACAGCATTAGGGCTTGCACAACTGAGTCGAGAGGACTCAATTCACAATTTAGGGCTGGAGGGTAAAGTTGTTCACCTAAAATGTTTAATCAAGAGCCAACACTTGATTAATTTAGTTTAAGACATATTGGCCTACTGACTATGCCAGTGTTATCTGAAGAGATAACccatacaaacagtgctgcaaTCAAGCCTACCTGTGAGGAATTTGAAGGCTGGGTTGGCCTCAGATCCCAATATTTTGATCTTgctaaagaatgggaacgtgaCGCCGTATGTTGCTTTGGTCCATGCCTCGATGTCTCGGCTTGTCCCTTGTTCGGTGTTACCGAACTGTGAGCAGGGAAACCCCAGAACATTGAAGTGCGACGTCCCGAGCTCGCGATGTAGTTCCTGCAGGGCCCGGTAGTTCTTCTCGGTCAGCTCACACTGGCTCGCCACGTTTACAACTAAAGAGACCTACAGAGATACTTGCATGTTTAAGACCTTGCTACATCTTATATTCACACTACGTCGTTTATATATCGGGATGCAAGAAATGTTTAGAATCACTACGGTTTCGACATTTTGACTTACTTTGCCTCTATACTTCTCCAATGATATTGTCCTGCCTTTGGCATCCACGACTTCGAAGGAATAGAAATCTTTGGGTTTTGTTGTCCTGGTGAGTTTGTGCTGGACTAGAAATAGCCCACCCATGCAGACTGCTAAACTTAAAAATATCTTCAAAGTTCGTTCTTTTCCTGTCGAGGACTTGGTTCGGTAACCCCCAAGTGCCTCCATCTTGGAGGGGTTATCTCATACGGAATTTGGTCGGAACGCACGGAAACGGTAGGTCTACATGTTTGGAGGTGGTCCTCGGCATCGTGTTACAAGCCAGCTGCGCAATCTCATCTGGGGGAGGACCACATTGTAGCCTAGGAATTTCATCAGCCTCTGACCTCACCAAGCTGGTAATGAAATCCTTGTTTTAGTGCAGGTATATCATACCTGTATATCTGATTAAGTAGATCAATCAACAATGAAACTCGCAACAATATaattacaaacaaaaacattttattgtATCCCACAATCCACAGAACTATATCTCTTTTAAAGACTTTTTACAGGAGATGTCTGTGAAATGACTTGATACACAGATTTGTAATATTTCATCTTACAAAATGGTAAACAAAATGGTGGTTGGAAACACCTCTTGGAGGATTCTTGCCTCCAGCGCAAtggcatgtagcctactgtcatcaCGCAAAACCAATTTCAGTTACTTTCAGGACGAAAGAGTGGTAAGATGATTACCATCCACACaagaacatacacagacatgttCTAACACCACCTCTCTGGCTGCCTAGATGTGAGTCAGGGCAGTTCCCCCTGACAGCGGGAGCTCTTGGTCCAGCAGACGTAAGAGCATGGCAAATTTGTTGCGCTGGGCGGTGTGGCCCAGGGCATGGTGCAGACGCGCCTGCAGGTAGTAGATCTCCCGCAGACGCTCGCTGCAGTCCAGACGGGAGAAGTAGGCCGTGGCCTCCTCCAGAGTTTCCACCGCCTGCTCCAAAGCTGACACGGACAAGCAAAGATGAACACAAAGGTTTCAGAGAGGTTTTGAAGCACTAAACATTCCAAAAACACATTCCAATGGCTTAATATCAGTGTAATGTAAATTATGaagtacattttaaaaatataaacTTGTTTACTGGATCGAATATAGGCAAGATGTGTTATATTCTTGTTatagtcttgaatttccccttggggatcaataaagtatctatctatctatctatctatctatctattaataaGCTTTCATAGTGATCACaattgataaaaaaaactacattCATTTAGAAACCTTTAACACACACTACATAGCTACAATGCAACAGTCATGAAAACTATGAGGCAATGAACAAGATCCCAAGTTGACCAGGGGTTCTAAATCTGCCTCCTGCTCTGCATGTTTTCCTGCTGTCCTGCTCGGTGGACCTGACTGTCATATCAGTATCATTTAATTAACATACTTAATTTAGCTGATCACGAACAGTTTGATGACACTGATGTCAATCAGGTGCACACTGGAGTGTGTATGTTGAAATCTTATGACAGAACAAATCTTAAACCTTGATGACTGAAGACTGCATAAAAGGACATGATAATTAAAATGCTAAAACAATAAGCATAAGTAGGATAAGTGAAAACCATAAGTAGGCTATGTCATCAACCCATGAAGCTGGTACCTGCTAGCCTGTCCTCTTCTACTGCAGAACTAGCCAGGGCCACCTGACAGCGGGCCATGAGCAGCAGGGCGCGGCCCTTATCCATCAGAGAACCATGGGCCAGGATGGACTCCAGCACATCCTCCAGGAGAGCCAGGGCCTGCTCTGGAGTTCCCAACATCAGCTGCCAGAACAAAGACACGGTCAAGGGACATGGTGTTGGTGACCTCAACATGGTTTGTAAAGCAGTCATTTCATCTAATCTTCAATCTACTTGAATTGTGGTAGAATATGTTAGCATGAACTGGGCCCTActctgtacagtatatatgaacTGGGTGCATATAggtatggatgtgtgtatgatcagtgtgtgtgaacggaatgtgtgtgtacctgtgtgaaaGCCAAGTGAAGCACTGTCTCAGAGGCCAGGCTCTGCAAGTTGTGTTGgcgggagagagtgagtgcttgcaggaggagaggaagggctgTGGCAAAACCAGAAGAGTCCCAGTGCAGCTCTGCTGTGGCCAGCAAgaccctacacacaaacacacacacacaaattatacTATACTAATGGCATCAGTTACAGTGAATCATGTATCCTCAGCCAAGTTAACATCATGTCATTGCAGTGGTATAACACAGTAGGTGGATTTACAGGGGCAAAATGAATATGATGAGAATCGCATTCATGCCTCAATagaaaaacatatatatatatatatatatatatataaatgcttTGATTGGAATAAAACTAGCCGCCTACTAAGACCTAAATCCAAAGTAGCATTTTAAACCCTGAGGTAAATAGAATGAAATGTGTGCACGTTGCATTTGCCATGTTATAAACAGTTAGTCCCATCTTCAATCAGAATAATTTCAATccgaatgagaaaaaaaaagtgtgcatgtaaatgaggcTATTGAGTTTTCACCTGATGATCATCTCAGTACTCTTGTTTTTCTCACAGAGCTGCTGCAGTCGCTGCAGGATCTTTGAGGCTTCAGATGTTCGATTCAGTGCTTTCAGTAGCAGAGCCTTCCTGCAAGGTGCACATATGAAAACATTTCAATACaaagcacacacatagacacacctcTACAAACTCTCACACAGCTAAATGGACGATGTTACAGAGAAAAGTCCTTACCTGTAGAGTCCCTCAGTCCTGTGCAGAGCAGCGATTGCTGTGACGTGAGGCTCTGCCAGGTGGTATTTCCCATCATTCATTGCTCTCTCAAACTGAATTTTCAGGTCACAGAGCATCCACAGCTGAATGGGTAGAGATGAACAATGTTGCCATTACTTCCCTATAGCTGCTGTTTTCCTTGGCATTTTCATCACAAAGCTTGGCATCCACCTGCTGTGACTGAACAGGTATGAAAACAGCTGCTTTGGGTCAGGCCCAACTCCAGCACACTCCAGCTGTGATCACTCACCTTGGCGTGCTGGGTGTGAGGGGGGAACTGCTGCTTCAGGTGTGCCATGATGTCGGTGACAGCCCCATAGAGACcctaacacaacacagcacagtaaagcatttgaaatCGACAGTGCCATGATAGGAAAGCACAACCACATCTATAGACTTTTTCAATCTGTTCCTGTTTCCGGTTGAGACATTCAAAACCAACACAGTTActctgaaatgaaaatgaatcttgtttgtccccaagttaccattagctcaatgttgttttctgtgccactggaaatgccttaggaacacatctgtttgtttatgcagttgaaagggtctatagcatgTAATCAAACTGAATCATCAGAAGCAAGATCGTGATATAGAGATATATAGACATAAGACATGCTGCATATAAAGTCTAAGACAGGTGAGATACCTGATCGGCGTGTAGCTCAGCCAGGTGGCAGAGGGCCACGGCGAAGGCCTCAGTGTTGTTCTGCTGAACTCCGAAGTTGACCGGCTCCAGGCTGTTCATGTTCAGCAACAGCTGGGCCTGCTGCCAGGCCATCGTGCTgcagagagaacatggagacAACGACTATGTTAAACCACAGGAGGTCACCAGCCCCCCCTCTGACAAAAAGTCCACATTCGTATGTGTTCGCAGCTGTGCTAAAATGCACCATATTTAAAGTGTTTGCAGCTGGGTAAGAAACAGGTGTGTTTGCTCAATAAGAACCAAACACTGTTATAGTGCCAACTCAACAGGAATTTATTAGCAGTGGCATATAACTTctaaactgcttatctaattaATCTCTtggcaaatttgtcttgatattTAAGAAGACTctgacttaaaataagtcaaagtttTCTTAATTTAAGTCAAAATGACTCAATAGAGTGCCAGGTAAGTctctttcattttttgcagttgcAGTACAGAtcttataaaaaaaacaatacacaaATTTTCCATATTTCACCAACCATAGCTTTGGCCTTCCCTCACCTCTTGCCGTACATCCTCCAGATGGAGGTGGTCTGGGCCAGGCTGATCTCGATGAGCTCAGAGAGACTCTGCTTCCAGTGCACCATGTCTGTGCTCCGCAGGGCGTCCAGCAGCTTGTTGGCAGTCATGCCTTGTGTTGCCCCCCGCTGGACCAACGACTGAATGCCCAGAGAGGCTAAGTACTGGGGGAAAAATGGACGGTATAATGAAAATAACAATATTTATCTTCATAAATATTCACATATCTTCATATTTATCATTCTTCATATATCTTCATCTATTATTTTTCATAAAAACTCATGATCAACTTCCAAAGTCTGAAACTCATTTGTAACATCGAAGAGCCCTTCTACCTTCTAGAAAATAAAGAATTCCACTTtaactaaaaaaataaataaaaaaaaatctgtaccGGGAGACAAAAGTGGGAGGCCATTTTGACAGAGTCCTCTGTGAGCACCACACTGTCTGATCCTCTCATGTGCTCCACTGTATAAAGCCAACTCTGAAAGGAGCATAAGGACAGTGCTGAGGGACTGATACACAAAGACCACAGTCTTACATAACATATAATTACAATAACATTACATTGCACATgttataaaacaaaataaaatacaccaGCAAAAAAATGTCCATACCAAACAGTGTTGAAGACACACATGATCGTTGGCTTCCTGAGCAATACGGATGGCTTCTTGCAGTGCCAGGTCTGCCTGCTGACTACAGTTTTAAAGCAGATAGTGTTGGTCAATACCCAATAACCCTCAAGACAACAAAAAGGTGTAACCATAGATATTAAAGGCCTTTAAAGGCATTTTGGTCTCCTTTAAAGGCATTTTGGTCACTGCTAAACTGGGGACCATTTGCGCCCTGACAGACAGTGCTAGCGAGAGAAGCCAGGGAGATTATATGGGGTGTTTTTGGATTACAAATGAAGTGATTTACCAATACaaaatacaccccccccccccccccccccagtgacAGTGTCTCAAACCAGCCTATGACGGGATGGCATGGTGGCTTTCAAAGACACAGACGCTCGATAAAACACAAAACCTAGGGCCACACTAGAGAGGATCACAAAAGAATAACACATGCATAACCCTTTTAAGCCAGGTCCtacaacacaaccacacaaatcAAACAGAGCAGCTCACTAGTGTCCGAAGCGGCAGTGCAGTGTAGCCAGGTTGAGGATGGCGTAACGCAGGCTTCGCCCGTAGCCTTCGTCCCCGTTGCTCTTGCCCTCTCCGCCCGACAGAATGAGCCGGTCGAAGTAGTGCAGCAGGCTGTGGGTGGCGATGTAGATGTCCTGCACACGCATGCTGTTCAGGTAGCTCAGGTAGTGCTGTACGGACGCAGACAGGACACGACTCAAACAGATGATACCGGGGAAGACAGACAGTTTCTGACCTATGCTGACCTTTGAGTCAAAGTATGTATAAACCTAAGCACAACCTGTCATCACCTATCTCAAGCACATCAGAGAGGTAAATGCTGATGCCATGTGGACGGGAGCGTGTTATGATAGACAATTATACTAAGCATCAAGACATGCATTGACAAAATAGCAAATGTGAGTAAAAACAAAGAAGCAATCACACTGTGTTTGTGGCATGTGGCTTGTTCTTACTACACAGTGAGA includes the following:
- the gpx8 gene encoding probable glutathione peroxidase 8 encodes the protein MEALGGYRTKSSTGKERTLKIFLSLAVCMGGLFLVQHKLTRTTKPKDFYSFEVVDAKGRTISLEKYRGKVSLVVNVASQCELTEKNYRALQELHRELGTSHFNVLGFPCSQFGNTEQGTSRDIEAWTKATYGVTFPFFSKIKILGSEANPAFKFLTDSVQKAPKWNFWKFLVGPDGQVVRFWKAEEPFDQIRQEVTAQVRQIILKKRQEL
- the anapc5 gene encoding anaphase-promoting complex subunit 5 — its product is MASVHESLYFNPMMTNGVVHANIFGIKDWVTPYKISVLALLYEMITSKPMALLERRRLNKLILPLQQGPDLTLKQFLMIVELCCPETSFELRCRLYQMADGELKDMEHFFSTLPNPFSDSEVYKTSVVGLFMRHMLLAYNKLSFSQVFKLYKSLQQYCNKDRWVTPSSGPQAELPSAANEDMELTSTEDTSVPRVDSVDREEPDAGPLHQSELCGHDTTGPLSQKQAEYFFARQAYLLKNDENKAMTPAILQNELNNILKFNPDFAEAHYLSYLNSMRVQDIYIATHSLLHYFDRLILSGGEGKSNGDEGYGRSLRYAILNLATLHCRFGHYQQADLALQEAIRIAQEANDHVCLQHCLSWLYTVEHMRGSDSVVLTEDSVKMASHFCLPYLASLGIQSLVQRGATQGMTANKLLDALRSTDMVHWKQSLSELIEISLAQTTSIWRMYGKSTMAWQQAQLLLNMNSLEPVNFGVQQNNTEAFAVALCHLAELHADQGLYGAVTDIMAHLKQQFPPHTQHAKLWMLCDLKIQFERAMNDGKYHLAEPHVTAIAALHRTEGLYRKALLLKALNRTSEASKILQRLQQLCEKNKSTEMIIRVLLATAELHWDSSGFATALPLLLQALTLSRQHNLQSLASETVLHLAFTQLMLGTPEQALALLEDVLESILAHGSLMDKGRALLLMARCQVALASSAVEEDRLAALEQAVETLEEATAYFSRLDCSERLREIYYLQARLHHALGHTAQRNKFAMLLRLLDQELPLSGGTALTHI